From Crassaminicella indica, one genomic window encodes:
- a CDS encoding ABC transporter substrate-binding protein: MEKKYFDIKDTLFDITEKYKEAIDLLVSVGFDNIKDEKQRKTIGKAITLETALKMKKINADTFIKRLIDMIEDKQNNIDKLSEVNEIAKNTDVKIEGILPCPVRVPLMEAFQEWLEENEDKLDITIGYELKAASMGVDWLKTSLEKTGDADVLADIFISAGFDLFFDKDLIGKYKAEDVFEDITGMEHYNKDFENEYISLKDPDKQYSMIGVVPAVFLVNTEELNGLKMPTSWEDILSEEFENKVSLPIGDFDLFNAILLNIYKKYGEYGVKKLGKSLLKSMHPSEMVKSHIKKSEKPIVTIMPYFFTKMIKRDGPMKAVWPKDGAIISPIFMLTKKEKKEKLKPIVDFFASKKVGEILSHNGKFPSVNPNVDNMISSEHKYMWIGWDYIKKNDIGSLINKCEKLFNEAVSEV, encoded by the coding sequence ATGGAGAAAAAATATTTTGATATTAAAGATACATTATTTGATATTACTGAAAAATATAAAGAAGCGATTGATCTGTTAGTTTCAGTAGGCTTTGATAACATAAAAGATGAAAAGCAAAGAAAGACAATTGGAAAAGCAATCACATTAGAAACAGCATTAAAAATGAAAAAAATAAATGCAGATACTTTTATAAAAAGATTAATAGATATGATTGAAGATAAGCAAAATAATATAGACAAGTTATCAGAAGTAAATGAAATAGCAAAAAATACAGATGTGAAAATTGAAGGAATATTGCCGTGTCCTGTAAGAGTACCATTGATGGAAGCTTTTCAGGAGTGGTTAGAAGAAAATGAGGATAAATTAGATATTACGATAGGATATGAATTGAAGGCTGCGTCTATGGGTGTGGATTGGTTAAAAACATCTTTAGAAAAAACAGGAGATGCAGATGTACTAGCAGACATATTTATATCAGCTGGGTTTGATTTGTTTTTCGATAAGGATTTAATTGGAAAATATAAAGCTGAAGATGTATTTGAAGATATTACGGGGATGGAGCATTATAATAAAGATTTTGAAAATGAATATATAAGTTTAAAAGACCCAGACAAGCAGTATTCAATGATAGGAGTTGTACCAGCAGTGTTTTTAGTAAATACAGAAGAATTGAACGGACTTAAAATGCCTACAAGCTGGGAAGATATATTAAGTGAAGAATTTGAAAATAAAGTAAGCTTGCCAATAGGAGATTTTGACCTATTTAATGCTATATTATTAAATATTTATAAAAAATATGGTGAATACGGTGTGAAAAAATTGGGTAAAAGTTTATTAAAGAGTATGCATCCATCAGAAATGGTTAAATCTCATATCAAAAAATCAGAAAAACCAATTGTTACAATAATGCCTTATTTTTTCACAAAGATGATTAAAAGAGATGGCCCGATGAAAGCTGTATGGCCAAAGGATGGTGCTATTATTAGTCCAATATTTATGCTAACTAAAAAAGAGAAAAAAGAAAAATTAAAACCAATTGTAGATTTTTTCGCATCAAAGAAAGTTGGAGAAATATTATCACACAATGGAAAATTTCCAAGTGTAAATCCTAATGTGGATAATATGATTTCAAGTGAACATAAATATATGTGGATTGGTTGGGATTATATTAAAAAGAATGATATAGG
- a CDS encoding Crp/Fnr family transcriptional regulator, giving the protein MYAKWLDKLKNVKLFENIESDELNRMLLCLKPKVVFYKKKEYVTMSEDEFIGIGIVIKGEVIVTKENAAGDRVIMAKLKENSIFGETIAFSNNDKWPASVIASTDCTVLFLPPDKIVGNCPRMCIGHKLLIQNMLRIVSQKAIELNRKIEYLSMKSIRSKISAYLLEQYNIVGKNKFMISLKRNELAEFLNVSRPSLSREIIKMKEEGIIDFYKSSFEIIDIEALKLNI; this is encoded by the coding sequence ATGTATGCTAAATGGTTAGATAAACTGAAAAATGTTAAGCTATTTGAAAATATTGAATCAGATGAATTGAATAGGATGCTGCTTTGTTTAAAACCAAAGGTAGTATTTTATAAAAAGAAAGAGTATGTAACTATGTCAGAAGATGAATTTATAGGAATAGGAATTGTTATCAAAGGTGAAGTAATTGTTACAAAAGAAAATGCTGCAGGTGATAGAGTGATTATGGCAAAATTAAAAGAGAACAGTATATTTGGTGAGACAATTGCTTTTTCTAATAATGATAAATGGCCTGCTTCAGTAATTGCTTCAACAGATTGTACTGTATTATTTTTACCACCTGATAAAATTGTAGGAAATTGTCCTAGAATGTGTATTGGGCATAAATTATTGATACAAAATATGTTAAGAATAGTTTCGCAAAAGGCTATTGAGCTTAATAGAAAGATAGAATATTTATCTATGAAAAGTATAAGAAGCAAAATAAGTGCATATTTATTAGAACAATACAATATTGTTGGAAAAAATAAATTTATGATCTCTTTAAAAAGAAATGAACTAGCTGAATTTTTAAATGTATCTAGACCATCATTGTCTAGAGAAATAATTAAAATGAAAGAAGAAGGTATTATTGATTTTTATAAATCTTCCTTTGAAATTATTGATATTGAAGCATTAAAATTAAATATATAG
- a CDS encoding sugar diacid recognition domain-containing protein, giving the protein MWKHKVSIELAEKIVKMIHDVTGNNVNFMGEGGEIIATMQPDRLGTIHQGALRIMNGEIDELAITKEEAEKIDGVKAGYNGVIKLDDERIGCIGITGDPQIVKSLQKMAAIVVIEEIRKERDSKRQKDLIEKISLEIKEVTSALEAITTGAENILSETQQIEVITKETEMNISNISQVLDFINNISKQTNLLGLNAAIEAARAGEVGKGFAVVAEEIRKLSINSSESVNNINEILNNVSSSIMQLSTGIEKNSQVIEKLTSALQQISISIININNDSQNLITINQEKY; this is encoded by the coding sequence GTGTGGAAACATAAAGTATCAATAGAATTAGCAGAGAAAATAGTTAAAATGATACATGATGTTACTGGTAATAATGTTAATTTTATGGGTGAGGGTGGAGAAATTATAGCAACAATGCAACCAGATAGACTTGGGACAATACATCAAGGAGCATTAAGGATAATGAATGGAGAAATTGATGAATTGGCTATAACAAAAGAAGAAGCAGAAAAAATTGATGGAGTAAAGGCAGGCTACAATGGAGTAATAAAACTTGATGATGAAAGAATAGGTTGCATTGGGATAACTGGAGATCCACAAATTGTCAAGTCACTCCAGAAAATGGCTGCAATAGTAGTAATAGAAGAAATAAGAAAAGAAAGGGACAGTAAAAGGCAAAAAGATCTGATAGAAAAAATATCACTTGAAATTAAAGAAGTAACTTCTGCTTTGGAAGCGATTACGACAGGTGCAGAAAATATATTAAGTGAAACTCAACAAATAGAAGTTATTACAAAAGAAACAGAAATGAATATAAGCAATATAAGTCAAGTATTAGATTTTATAAATAATATCTCTAAACAAACAAACTTATTAGGACTTAATGCAGCAATAGAAGCAGCTAGAGCAGGAGAAGTAGGAAAAGGATTTGCAGTTGTTGCTGAGGAGATAAGAAAACTATCAATAAATTCTTCTGAAAGTGTCAACAATATTAATGAAATTTTAAATAATGTAAGTTCTTCAATAATGCAGTTATCAACGGGAATTGAAAAAAATTCACAAGTGATTGAAAAATTGACTTCAGCATTACAACAAATTTCGATTAGTATTATTAATATTAATAATGATTCACAAAATTTAATTACTATAAATCAAGAAAAGTATTAG